The following are encoded in a window of Candidatus Sericytochromatia bacterium genomic DNA:
- a CDS encoding DUF3370 domain-containing protein yields MLLVSLPACAPLTEHLQHGDRPPGMPRPPSTTRAVPTAIAPLPGRLDDRPVFNSNSPEIITEPGITLSTMRPLPGAPREAFLSHPVSGLFTVFSHHIAKDARPGDRLLVLGLLAHNRTNRMLSISLLAGSSYLSQPEAPFVRLPSLVAAPTGGVFAGPGDRVAGDLLRGDSGLTRQSWRLAPGSSQLLCAQPIPTDVAIPPPINGRTTQLRLWSSGATHLSEVALFAAKRPDGSFETPTLADFEAVLRRGQRAGPLEPPATPPQASPSTGAFRYGRVAGVTQGDAWRGDLTRPVARLAAGERIGFPIAAVLRNRLGTEQVQSAPLRVRYPDSAYAGHGNYGVLYRLSLRLTNPDATPRAYTVRLSQPLRVEPGSTATQTIYLEPPEPAVTFRGLVRVDEAGATRYTHLVLRRGQQAAPFETIAVAGGASRKLVISLIYPADATPPQLLTIERI; encoded by the coding sequence ATGCTGTTGGTCTCGCTCCCAGCCTGCGCCCCCCTGACCGAGCACCTGCAACACGGCGATCGCCCCCCCGGCATGCCCCGCCCGCCGAGCACGACCCGCGCCGTCCCCACGGCGATCGCCCCCTTGCCAGGCCGGCTCGACGATCGCCCCGTGTTCAACAGCAACTCGCCGGAAATCATCACGGAACCCGGCATCACGCTCTCGACCATGCGGCCGCTGCCTGGCGCGCCGCGGGAGGCCTTTCTGTCCCACCCGGTCAGTGGTCTGTTCACGGTCTTTTCGCACCACATCGCCAAGGACGCCCGCCCCGGCGATCGCCTGCTGGTGCTGGGCTTGCTCGCGCACAATCGCACCAACCGCATGCTCTCGATTTCGTTGCTGGCGGGCAGCAGCTACCTCAGCCAGCCGGAGGCCCCTTTCGTGCGCCTGCCGAGTCTGGTGGCGGCCCCGACCGGTGGGGTGTTTGCAGGCCCGGGCGATCGCGTGGCGGGCGACCTGTTGCGCGGGGATTCCGGGCTGACACGGCAATCGTGGCGACTCGCACCCGGCAGCAGCCAGTTGCTCTGCGCCCAGCCGATTCCCACCGATGTCGCCATTCCGCCGCCGATCAACGGTCGCACCACCCAGTTGCGCCTGTGGAGCAGCGGGGCCACGCATCTGTCGGAAGTCGCACTGTTTGCCGCGAAACGTCCGGATGGATCCTTCGAGACACCCACGCTGGCTGACTTCGAGGCCGTGTTGCGTCGCGGCCAGCGCGCGGGCCCCCTCGAGCCACCGGCCACACCGCCTCAGGCATCCCCGTCGACCGGCGCCTTCCGCTACGGCCGGGTGGCCGGCGTCACGCAGGGGGATGCCTGGCGGGGCGACCTGACCCGCCCGGTGGCCCGCCTGGCCGCCGGGGAGCGCATCGGCTTTCCGATTGCCGCCGTTCTGCGCAACCGCCTGGGCACCGAGCAGGTGCAAAGCGCTCCGTTGCGCGTGCGCTACCCTGACAGCGCCTACGCCGGTCACGGCAACTATGGCGTGCTCTATCGCCTCAGCCTGCGCCTGACCAACCCGGATGCGACCCCGCGCGCCTACACCGTGCGGCTGTCTCAGCCCCTGCGGGTGGAACCCGGGTCCACCGCGACACAGACGATCTACCTGGAACCGCCGGAGCCGGCCGTCACCTTTCGCGGGCTCGTGCGGGTCGATGAGGCCGGTGCGACACGTTACACCCACCTGGTCTTGCGCCGCGGACAACAAGCCGCCCCCTTCGAGACGATCGCCGTGGCGGGCGGGGCCTCTCGCAAGTTGGTGATCAGCCTGATCTACCCGGCCGATGCCACCCCTCCCCAACTTTTAACGATCGAGCGGATTTAG
- a CDS encoding C1 family peptidase, translating to MARGSLSLFVSAALCLAGCGTATQQLTAVSASAGDVSALGAPKEARHLKTPIGTVVAGLLPEPKGRVGHESIEDTLSVEESDLLGVSIMGGRGRALPKQVDLRSAFDPVRNQGGLGSCSAFAATAVMEAMLNLQGKRRKQRLAPLFFYYAERKDMEANGTRQATRKDTGAFMSLAAATAVKVGCVTEDLVPYADGKAGLAYDATAAHFDAAQNLRMKKKARIKTLQGMKSALAAKKPFLLPIILYDSFMTKAVAESGEMPMPARNEEIQGGHAVVAVGYDDAKQAFLIRNSWGTDWGVKGHFWMPYKFFVSNYVGSYFYGDCWTLE from the coding sequence ATGGCTCGTGGCTCGCTGTCTCTTTTTGTTTCCGCCGCTCTCTGCCTGGCCGGTTGCGGCACCGCCACGCAACAGCTGACGGCGGTTTCCGCCAGCGCGGGGGATGTCTCCGCGCTTGGCGCGCCCAAGGAAGCGCGCCATCTCAAGACGCCGATCGGAACCGTGGTGGCAGGTCTGTTGCCTGAACCCAAGGGCCGCGTGGGGCACGAGAGCATCGAGGACACGCTCAGCGTGGAGGAGTCAGACCTGCTGGGGGTGTCGATCATGGGCGGTCGGGGTCGGGCCCTGCCCAAGCAGGTCGATCTGCGCTCCGCGTTCGACCCTGTGCGCAATCAGGGGGGCCTGGGCTCGTGTTCCGCCTTTGCTGCGACGGCCGTCATGGAGGCGATGCTCAACTTGCAAGGGAAGCGTCGCAAACAGCGGCTGGCACCCTTGTTCTTCTATTACGCCGAACGCAAGGACATGGAAGCGAACGGCACTCGTCAGGCCACCCGCAAAGACACCGGCGCCTTCATGTCCTTGGCAGCCGCGACCGCGGTCAAGGTGGGCTGCGTGACCGAGGATCTGGTGCCTTATGCGGATGGCAAGGCTGGTCTGGCCTACGACGCCACCGCCGCCCACTTCGATGCTGCGCAGAACTTGCGCATGAAGAAAAAGGCCCGCATCAAGACCCTGCAAGGCATGAAGAGCGCCCTGGCGGCCAAAAAGCCGTTCTTGCTGCCGATCATCCTGTACGACTCGTTCATGACCAAGGCCGTGGCCGAATCGGGCGAGATGCCGATGCCCGCCCGCAATGAGGAGATTCAAGGCGGCCACGCCGTGGTGGCAGTGGGCTACGACGATGCCAAACAGGCCTTCCTGATTCGCAATTCCTGGGGCACGGACTGGGGCGTCAAGGGGCATTTCTGGATGCCCTACAAGTTCTTCGTGAGCAACTACGTCGGCTCTTACTTCTACGGGGACTGCTGGACCCTCGAATAG
- a CDS encoding phosphotransferase: protein MQGKPEIEGAALAQIVRRYPGLGAYRGILRNGMSENSAACVFESDAGRFFAKRYDPRQVDAHSLLWEHGIVLQLRAAHYPTPMIHANNRGDTITWLAESPYAIFSLASGEDRYGDRPVFEPFDDREEARAAGKWLARFHLVTQEGPLPAPRPMKGLLAQYRIWFAADVREALRALVAGLPGLEAYVTQRPEWPALLDEVAALAPAIAESSEEWPVGVIHGDWIKRNLFWQGPEVSDVLDFGMWNVGPWVFDLALALLPVGFNWPEVLAGRSEPNHRDLMSFLAGYQTERPLLLAEREALPLVMETARVEFYLGAVADALQRGDQSRAALFWDLLVATRQYFRQHPGWREVLV from the coding sequence GTGCAAGGCAAACCAGAGATCGAAGGCGCCGCGCTGGCGCAAATTGTCAGACGCTATCCCGGGCTTGGTGCTTATCGGGGCATCCTGCGCAACGGAATGAGCGAGAATTCCGCCGCGTGTGTCTTCGAATCGGACGCGGGGCGTTTCTTTGCCAAGCGCTACGACCCGCGTCAGGTCGACGCCCACTCGTTGCTGTGGGAGCACGGGATCGTGCTGCAACTGCGGGCGGCGCACTACCCCACGCCCATGATCCACGCCAACAACCGCGGCGATACGATCACCTGGTTGGCCGAGAGCCCCTATGCGATCTTCTCCCTGGCGAGTGGGGAAGACCGTTACGGCGATCGCCCCGTTTTCGAGCCGTTCGACGACCGGGAGGAGGCCCGGGCAGCCGGCAAATGGCTGGCGCGCTTCCACCTGGTGACTCAGGAGGGGCCGCTGCCCGCACCGCGTCCCATGAAGGGCCTGCTGGCGCAGTACCGCATCTGGTTTGCCGCGGATGTGCGCGAGGCCTTGCGTGCGCTGGTGGCTGGGTTGCCGGGCCTGGAGGCCTACGTCACCCAGCGTCCCGAGTGGCCGGCCTTGCTGGATGAGGTGGCGGCCCTGGCGCCGGCGATCGCCGAGAGTTCCGAGGAATGGCCGGTGGGCGTGATCCATGGCGATTGGATCAAGCGGAACCTGTTCTGGCAGGGGCCCGAGGTGTCGGATGTGCTCGACTTCGGGATGTGGAACGTCGGGCCCTGGGTCTTCGATCTGGCGCTGGCGTTGCTGCCAGTGGGGTTCAACTGGCCGGAAGTCCTGGCGGGTCGCAGCGAGCCCAACCATCGCGACCTGATGTCGTTTCTGGCCGGTTACCAGACCGAGCGGCCCCTGTTGCTGGCTGAACGCGAGGCCCTGCCACTGGTGATGGAAACGGCGCGGGTCGAGTTTTACCTGGGCGCGGTCGCCGACGCCCTGCAGCGCGGCGATCAATCGCGTGCCGCCCTGTTCTGGGACCTGCTGGTGGCCACCCGCCAGTATTTCAGACAGCATCCTGGCTGGCGTGAGGTCCTCGTCTAG
- a CDS encoding AAA family ATPase — protein MTVLLANRYQVLEPLGGGAMGNVSRVLDLLTGQEAALKLIAPKFRQSEKSVLQFKQEFRLMTQLRHPHCCAVYDYGVTPDGEPYFTMEYVPGRGLHEQLPLSEARVVAVLTELLAALSYIHQLGFVHLDVKSENVRVRPDGSVKLMDYGLMDFARPPGGFVNGTLAYLAPEVIRRGAIDQRTDLYSVGVLAYELLTGQLPFASEVPREMLRAHIEDIPEPPSIRRPEISPAMDRLVLRLLAKNPLDRFQSAQQVLEALGADVVERVGARLLSSPLIGREQEMRLLEGQLEALLRARRGGGVLVAGAPGIGKSRLLQEFRFKVQLADLLSVTGRSFERGSAPYEPWVMALRQLLPTIQRELPGVLAAYAPLLVQLLPELGGAPAPALDSPTKEKLRTQATITELLACLAAQQPLVLVLEDWQWADALSRELLDYILRNIPNEPLLLIMSSREVPAFEPPDLTLLPVSALSREAARRMITAMLGTIEVAPAFVDTVARLAKGSPFFIERLLEHLVQSGTLQFVRGNWNTQLDLAAEELPDGVAGLLAWRIRGLSPEAQQVAFAGAIIGRAFSLDLLREVAGLDDEELFAAVASLARAQVLVESEEGGYAFSQDLINELLVSELPPAQKLALHTRVAEALEASVGGTWRELIASRVWALEIPLDQVTALAHHSLAGERGPAAVAWALEAGERHAALFANVQAQHFLAACLQLIEAESGAEGVSGARLRALQALGDVYRVMGRNDQAKLAYTEALALAEAAQDRRLQGYLLNWLGRCHQVLGNLSAALDCVRRARSVADEVNDEAGATRALTLAARIAYFQGDIQLACESAEQALQRARRGGFTGQEGEALGMLGYFYVASAPSRVTQGIAYLEQSESCLAELGDWIALNTTLNFLGTAQNLLTDHRAAQRTFTRNRQICFEIGASDELAIACLNLAITAYELGEFSEMERHAAEAKAVSATLNSRYTKGMAICLHAVARMHAGRLERVERELDEALTIARDLQHRYMEAQVLLYRVRAQCHLGQFEAAEATAGTLLAHMEETGDREPESRVCAFLAELAARRGDFEQAARYLARADELKQVRPGRGLEVALLATGALVAWLADDPREAAAKARAGLALACDIGTRYHEAVLRTVLGELALAEGQANQATVQFEAVAEVARAIGSPVVEAIAAFGQARAHPTVQAASALISRARALLWEQVAVLEEPARQAFFHHRERQRVLDGSGVARDTLERPH, from the coding sequence GTGACCGTGCTGCTCGCCAACCGCTATCAGGTGCTGGAACCCCTGGGAGGGGGGGCCATGGGCAACGTGTCGCGGGTGCTGGACCTGCTGACTGGTCAGGAAGCGGCGCTCAAGCTGATCGCGCCAAAGTTCCGGCAATCCGAGAAGTCGGTCCTGCAGTTCAAGCAGGAATTTCGCCTGATGACCCAGCTGCGTCACCCGCATTGTTGCGCGGTGTACGACTACGGGGTCACGCCGGATGGGGAGCCCTACTTCACGATGGAGTACGTGCCCGGGCGGGGCTTGCACGAACAGCTGCCCTTGTCGGAGGCGCGCGTGGTGGCCGTTCTGACCGAGTTGCTGGCGGCCCTCAGCTACATCCACCAGCTCGGGTTCGTGCATCTCGATGTCAAGTCCGAGAACGTGAGGGTCCGGCCGGACGGCAGCGTCAAGCTGATGGACTACGGCCTGATGGACTTTGCCAGGCCGCCCGGGGGCTTCGTGAATGGCACGTTGGCCTATCTGGCGCCCGAGGTGATCAGGCGGGGCGCGATCGACCAGCGGACGGACCTGTATTCGGTCGGGGTACTGGCCTATGAACTGCTCACAGGCCAGTTGCCTTTTGCCAGTGAGGTGCCGCGCGAGATGCTGCGTGCCCACATCGAGGATATTCCCGAACCGCCTTCCATTCGTCGCCCGGAAATCTCGCCCGCCATGGACCGGCTGGTGCTGCGTCTGCTCGCCAAGAACCCGCTGGACCGCTTCCAGTCTGCCCAACAGGTGCTCGAGGCCCTCGGGGCCGACGTTGTGGAGCGGGTCGGGGCCCGCTTGCTGAGTTCCCCCTTGATCGGTCGTGAGCAGGAGATGCGCTTGCTGGAGGGCCAGCTCGAGGCTCTGCTGCGGGCGCGCCGAGGTGGTGGCGTGCTGGTCGCGGGCGCGCCGGGCATCGGCAAGAGTCGTTTGTTGCAGGAATTTCGCTTCAAGGTCCAGCTCGCCGACCTGCTCAGCGTCACCGGACGTAGCTTTGAGCGCGGCAGCGCGCCCTATGAGCCCTGGGTGATGGCCTTGCGGCAACTGCTGCCGACCATTCAGCGGGAACTGCCGGGCGTGCTGGCCGCTTATGCGCCCCTGCTGGTGCAGCTGTTGCCCGAGCTGGGGGGCGCCCCGGCCCCCGCCCTCGATAGTCCCACCAAGGAGAAGCTGCGCACGCAGGCGACCATCACCGAGCTGCTCGCCTGTCTGGCGGCCCAGCAGCCGCTGGTGCTGGTGCTCGAGGACTGGCAGTGGGCCGACGCGCTGTCCCGGGAACTGCTGGATTACATTCTGCGCAACATCCCGAACGAACCCCTCCTGCTGATCATGAGCAGCCGCGAGGTGCCGGCCTTCGAACCCCCCGATCTGACGCTGCTGCCGGTCTCCGCGCTGTCTCGGGAGGCCGCCCGCCGCATGATCACGGCCATGCTGGGCACGATCGAGGTGGCCCCGGCCTTCGTCGACACGGTCGCTCGTCTGGCCAAGGGCAGTCCCTTTTTCATCGAGCGCCTGCTGGAGCACCTCGTTCAGAGCGGCACGCTGCAGTTCGTGCGTGGCAACTGGAACACCCAGCTCGACCTTGCCGCCGAGGAACTTCCCGATGGCGTCGCCGGGCTGCTGGCCTGGCGCATCCGCGGCCTCTCGCCCGAAGCGCAGCAGGTGGCCTTTGCGGGGGCCATCATCGGCCGGGCGTTCAGCTTGGACCTGCTCCGCGAGGTGGCTGGGCTGGACGACGAGGAGCTCTTCGCCGCCGTCGCGAGTCTGGCGCGGGCCCAGGTGCTGGTCGAAAGCGAGGAGGGGGGCTACGCCTTCTCCCAGGATCTGATCAACGAGTTGCTGGTCTCCGAACTGCCGCCCGCGCAGAAACTCGCCCTGCACACGCGGGTGGCTGAGGCCCTCGAGGCTTCTGTCGGGGGGACGTGGCGAGAACTGATCGCCTCCCGCGTCTGGGCCCTGGAAATCCCGCTCGACCAGGTCACGGCGCTGGCCCATCACTCGCTGGCCGGCGAGCGGGGCCCGGCCGCCGTCGCCTGGGCCCTCGAAGCGGGCGAGCGTCACGCCGCGTTGTTTGCCAATGTCCAGGCGCAGCACTTCCTCGCGGCTTGCCTCCAGCTGATCGAGGCGGAGTCCGGGGCGGAGGGCGTCTCGGGGGCCCGGCTGCGGGCCTTGCAGGCCCTGGGCGACGTCTACCGCGTGATGGGGCGGAACGACCAGGCGAAACTGGCCTACACCGAGGCCCTGGCACTGGCTGAGGCGGCCCAGGACCGCCGCCTGCAAGGTTACCTGCTGAACTGGCTGGGGCGCTGTCACCAGGTGCTCGGCAATCTCTCGGCGGCTCTGGATTGCGTGCGACGCGCCAGGTCCGTGGCCGATGAGGTGAACGACGAGGCCGGCGCGACGCGGGCGCTCACCCTGGCCGCGCGCATCGCCTATTTTCAGGGGGACATTCAGCTGGCCTGCGAGTCGGCCGAACAGGCCCTGCAGCGCGCCCGGCGGGGCGGCTTCACCGGCCAGGAAGGCGAGGCGCTCGGCATGCTGGGCTACTTCTACGTGGCGTCGGCTCCGTCCCGGGTGACGCAGGGGATTGCCTATCTGGAGCAGTCCGAATCCTGTTTGGCCGAACTGGGCGACTGGATCGCCCTCAACACCACGCTCAACTTCCTGGGAACCGCTCAGAACTTGCTGACCGACCATCGGGCGGCCCAGCGTACCTTCACCCGCAACCGCCAGATCTGTTTCGAGATCGGTGCCAGTGACGAACTGGCGATCGCCTGTCTCAACCTCGCCATCACGGCTTACGAACTGGGCGAGTTCAGTGAGATGGAGCGCCACGCCGCGGAGGCCAAGGCCGTTTCGGCCACGCTCAACTCGCGCTACACCAAGGGCATGGCGATCTGCCTGCACGCTGTGGCCCGCATGCACGCGGGGCGGCTCGAACGGGTCGAGCGCGAGCTGGACGAGGCCCTCACGATCGCGCGAGACCTCCAGCACCGCTACATGGAGGCGCAGGTGCTGCTGTATCGGGTGCGGGCCCAGTGTCACCTCGGCCAGTTCGAGGCGGCTGAAGCCACCGCTGGTACCCTGCTGGCCCACATGGAGGAGACGGGGGACCGCGAGCCGGAAAGTCGGGTCTGCGCTTTCCTGGCCGAACTGGCAGCTCGCCGTGGCGACTTCGAGCAGGCCGCGCGCTACCTGGCCCGGGCCGACGAACTGAAGCAAGTGCGGCCCGGGCGAGGGCTGGAGGTCGCCTTGCTGGCGACCGGCGCCCTGGTGGCCTGGCTGGCGGATGATCCCCGCGAGGCGGCGGCGAAGGCGCGGGCGGGTCTGGCGCTGGCCTGCGACATCGGCACGCGCTATCACGAGGCGGTCTTGCGCACCGTGCTCGGCGAACTCGCCCTGGCTGAAGGACAGGCCAACCAGGCCACTGTGCAATTTGAGGCCGTCGCCGAGGTGGCGCGCGCGATCGGGTCTCCGGTGGTCGAGGCGATCGCCGCCTTCGGCCAGGCCCGGGCGCATCCCACCGTCCAAGCCGCGAGCGCCCTGATTTCCCGGGCGCGCGCCTTGCTCTGGGAACAGGTGGCGGTGCTGGAAGAACCCGCACGACAGGCCTTCTTCCATCATCGGGAGCGCCAGCGTGTCCTGGATGGCAGCGGCGTGGCCCGTGATACACTAGAACGACCACACTGA
- a CDS encoding family 10 glycosylhydrolase, translating to MFNRIYLRALVGLACAVATLPGSVAAQALDASGETGQEPPELARECRAAWIASVSNIDWPSRPGLPVERQKAELQALLDRAVSLRLNAVILQIRPACDALYASPREPWSEYLTGRQGTPPEPLYDPLAFAVEEAHARGLELHAWLNPYRARVLEDGQSDPAPQHISVSKPHLVKRYGRYLWLDPGESEVQEHSLGVIMDVVKRYDVDAIHMDDYFYPYREPVIGLDGKQASDAKGKPLYIPFPDDASYARYQTGGGKLARDDWRRDNVNRFVKRLYQAIKLEKPGVKLGISPFGIWKAGHPAQIKGMSQYDAIYADARLWLARGWVDYFAPQLYWSIENPDQSYPILLKWWVEQNTHQRHIWPGLFTSRVREAGDRGFVARQIAYQINWTRLQPGASGHIHFSIKAMADEPPGVGPLLRGEAYKLPALMPATPWLAGKPPAVPRLAMAKDAERQALNVTISPRPGTVPWLWTVYARQGGRWKTEIAPATRVEWRFPLKGPEALEALHVAGVDRQAQEGPRARMVIQATADASVTPRPLP from the coding sequence CTTGTGGGCCTCGCCTGCGCCGTGGCCACCTTGCCCGGCAGCGTGGCCGCCCAGGCACTGGATGCGTCCGGCGAAACGGGCCAGGAGCCGCCCGAGCTGGCGCGGGAGTGCCGCGCGGCGTGGATCGCCTCGGTGTCCAACATCGACTGGCCCAGCCGCCCCGGCTTGCCGGTGGAGCGCCAGAAGGCCGAATTGCAGGCTTTGCTGGATCGCGCCGTCTCGTTGCGCCTGAATGCCGTGATTCTGCAAATTCGTCCCGCCTGTGACGCCCTGTATGCCTCACCCCGGGAGCCGTGGAGCGAGTACCTGACGGGCCGTCAGGGCACTCCGCCGGAGCCGCTGTATGACCCGTTGGCCTTTGCCGTCGAGGAAGCGCACGCGCGTGGCCTGGAACTACACGCGTGGCTGAACCCCTACCGGGCACGGGTGCTGGAGGACGGGCAATCGGATCCAGCTCCCCAACACATCTCGGTCAGCAAACCCCATCTGGTCAAGCGATACGGGCGCTACCTCTGGCTTGACCCTGGCGAGAGCGAGGTGCAGGAACACTCTCTCGGCGTGATCATGGACGTGGTGAAGCGCTACGACGTCGACGCCATTCACATGGACGACTACTTTTATCCCTACCGGGAGCCGGTGATTGGCCTCGACGGCAAACAGGCCTCGGATGCGAAGGGCAAGCCCCTCTACATTCCGTTCCCCGATGACGCCAGCTACGCCAGGTACCAGACGGGTGGGGGCAAGCTCGCCCGCGACGACTGGCGGCGCGACAACGTCAATCGATTCGTCAAACGCTTGTATCAGGCGATCAAGCTCGAAAAACCGGGGGTCAAGCTGGGCATCAGTCCCTTTGGCATCTGGAAGGCGGGCCATCCCGCCCAGATCAAGGGAATGAGCCAGTATGACGCCATCTATGCCGATGCGCGGCTCTGGCTGGCGCGTGGCTGGGTGGATTACTTCGCGCCGCAGCTCTACTGGTCGATCGAGAATCCGGATCAGTCCTACCCGATTCTGCTCAAGTGGTGGGTGGAGCAGAACACGCACCAACGCCATATCTGGCCCGGCCTGTTCACCAGCCGCGTGCGCGAGGCGGGCGACCGCGGCTTTGTGGCCCGGCAGATTGCCTATCAGATCAACTGGACGCGCCTCCAGCCCGGGGCCAGCGGACACATTCACTTCAGCATCAAGGCCATGGCCGACGAGCCACCGGGGGTCGGGCCGTTGTTGCGGGGCGAGGCCTACAAGCTGCCGGCCCTGATGCCGGCCACGCCCTGGTTGGCGGGTAAACCGCCGGCCGTTCCCCGGCTGGCTATGGCCAAGGATGCCGAGCGCCAGGCTCTGAACGTGACCATCTCGCCGCGACCGGGCACCGTGCCCTGGTTGTGGACGGTCTATGCCCGTCAAGGCGGGCGCTGGAAGACCGAGATTGCCCCGGCCACGCGGGTGGAATGGCGTTTTCCACTCAAAGGGCCGGAGGCGCTTGAAGCGTTGCACGTGGCGGGGGTCGACCGGCAGGCGCAGGAAGGTCCGCGGGCCCGCATGGTGATCCAGGCCACCGCTGACGCGAGCGTGACGCCTCGCCCGCTGCCCTGA